A stretch of the Calypte anna isolate BGI_N300 chromosome 5, bCalAnn1_v1.p, whole genome shotgun sequence genome encodes the following:
- the KCNJ11 gene encoding ATP-sensitive inward rectifier potassium channel 11, translating to MLSRKGIIPEEYVLTRLAEDVPDHARYRARERRARFVGKNGACNVAHKNIREQGRFLQDVFTTLVDLKWPHTLLIFTMSFLCSWLLFGMIWWLIAFAHGDLDHSTRLQRDLGEGAAGGPDTFVPCVTSIHSFTSAFLFSIEVQVTIGFGGRMVTEECPAAILVLIVQNIVGLVINAIMLGCIFMKTSQAHRRAETLIFSKHAVIALREGKLCFMLRVGDLRKSMIISATIRMQVVKKTASLEGEVVPLNQIDIQMENPVGGNSIFLVSPLIIYHVIDKNSPLYDISPLNLHHHEDLEIIVILEGVVETTGITTQARTSYLADEILWGQRFVPIVAEEDGRYSVDYSKFGNTVKVPTPSCTARQLEEDKSIMDTMPLSPKGTIRKRSVKLKPKFTISEEPS from the coding sequence ATGCTGTCGAGGAAGGGGATCATCCCCGAGGAATACGTGCTGACCCGGCTGGCGGAGGATGTGCCGGATCATGCCCGGTATCGCGCCCGGGAGAGGCGGGCGCGTTTTGTGGGGAAGAACGGTGCCTGCAACGTGGCCCATAAAAACATCCGGGAGCAGGGACGTTTCCTTCAGGACGTCTTCACCACCCTGGTGGACCTCAAGTGGCCCCACACGCTGCTCATCTTCACCAtgtccttcctctgcagctggctGCTCTTTGGCATGATCTGGTGGCTCATCGCCTTCGCCCACGGAGACCTGGATCACAGCACCCGGCTGCAGCGTGATCTGGGAgagggggcggcggggggcCCGGACACCTTTGTGCCCTGCGTGACCAGCATCCACTCCTtcacctctgccttcctcttctccatcgAGGTGCAGGTGACTATTGGCTTCGGGGGACGCATGGTGACGGAGGAGTGCCCGGCTGCCATCCTGGTCCTGATCGTGCAGAACATCGTGGGGCTGGTGATCAACGCCATCATGCTGGGCTGCATCTTCATGAAGACCTCGCAGGCCCACCGCCGGGCTGAGACCCTCATCTTCAGCAAGCACGCGGTCATCGCCCTGCGGGAAGGGAAGCTCTGCTTCATGCTGCGGGTGGGTGACCTCCGGAAGAGCATGATCATCAGCGCCACCATCCGCATGCAGGTGGTGAAGAAGACTGCCAGCCTGGAGGGGGAGGTGGTGCCCCTCAACCAGATTGACATCCAGATGGAGAACCCTGTGGGGGGCAACAGCATCTTTCTTGTTTCCCCACTCATCATCTACCACGTGATAGACAAGAACAGCCCCCTCTACGACATCTCCCCCCTGAACCTTCACCACCACGAGGACCTGGAGATCATTGTCATCTTGGAAGGGGTGGTGGAGACCACTGGCATCACCACTCAAGCCAGAACCTCCTACCTGGCGGATGAAATCCTCTGGGGCCAAAGGTTTGTACCCATCGTGGCAGAGGAAGATGGGCGATACTCTGTGGACTATTCTAAATTTGGTAACACGGTGAAAGTTCCCACCCCTTCATGCACTGCtaggcagctggaggaggacaAAAGCATTATGGACACCATGCCATTGTCCCCTAAAGGCACAATAAGGAAGAGGTCTGTCAAGCTAAAGCCCAAGTTTACCATAAGTGAAGAGCCTTCCTGA